A stretch of the Gemmatimonadota bacterium genome encodes the following:
- a CDS encoding YraN family protein yields the protein MGTFPDHPPHVLGRRGERLAVRYLRSAGWTVMARNYRFGRREVDLVVRKGRLLAFVEVKTRAGGECGHPEEAVTWKKRREIEAVAAEYLVRNMPADGPVRFDVIAIEVALDGRVTRLEHLEDAWRPGWP from the coding sequence ATGGGCACTTTCCCGGACCACCCGCCGCACGTGTTGGGCCGTCGTGGCGAGCGGCTCGCCGTCCGCTACCTCCGCTCGGCGGGCTGGACCGTCATGGCACGAAACTATCGCTTCGGCCGCCGCGAGGTCGACCTGGTCGTGCGAAAGGGCCGGCTGCTCGCGTTCGTCGAAGTGAAAACCCGGGCAGGGGGCGAGTGCGGTCATCCTGAAGAGGCCGTGACCTGGAAGAAGCGCCGCGAGATCGAAGCCGTCGCCGCGGAGTACCTGGTTCGGAACATGCCTGCTGACGGTCCGGTCCGCTTCGACGTCATCGCCATCGAGGTCGCTTTGGACGGCCGCGTCACGCGCTTGGAGCACCTTGAGGACGCCTGGAGGCCCGGCTGGCCGTAG